The following are from one region of the Blastocatellia bacterium genome:
- a CDS encoding zinc-binding dehydrogenase codes for MKAIIFHQHGGPEVLTYQDVPDPSIGPTDVLVAVKACALNHLDLWVRRGLPGRSIPLPHIPGSDISGVVAAVGAAVTRVKPGERVMISPGLSCGQCPACLRGDDNLCRQYEIIGGYRRDGGYAQYVAVPEVNVIPLPDEISFVEAAAFPLVFLTAWHMLVTRARIKPGEDVLVMGAGSGVGMAAIQIAKLFNARVIATAGTDAKLEKARQLGADDVINHTTSDILDEVKRLTDRRGVDIVIEHVGSAVFDKCVLSLAPGGRLVTCGATTGYEATVDIRYLFSRQLSLLGSFMGSKGELMEAFRFFVAGRLKPVVDRTLPLVEAAVAHRLMEERQHFGKIVLVI; via the coding sequence ATGAAGGCCATCATCTTTCATCAGCATGGAGGTCCTGAAGTTCTCACCTACCAGGATGTCCCGGATCCGTCCATCGGTCCCACCGACGTTCTTGTAGCGGTGAAGGCATGCGCCTTGAATCATCTCGATTTGTGGGTGCGGCGGGGATTGCCGGGGCGCTCCATTCCGCTGCCGCACATTCCCGGCAGTGATATTTCGGGCGTTGTCGCCGCTGTCGGTGCCGCCGTCACGCGGGTGAAACCCGGCGAGCGCGTCATGATTTCTCCCGGCCTGAGCTGCGGACAGTGCCCGGCGTGTTTGAGAGGCGACGATAATCTCTGCCGACAGTATGAGATTATCGGTGGTTATCGCCGCGATGGTGGCTACGCCCAGTACGTCGCCGTGCCGGAAGTCAACGTCATTCCTCTGCCCGATGAGATTTCCTTTGTCGAAGCGGCAGCGTTTCCTCTGGTCTTTCTCACCGCCTGGCACATGCTCGTCACTCGCGCCCGGATCAAACCCGGCGAGGACGTTCTCGTCATGGGAGCCGGCAGTGGCGTGGGAATGGCTGCGATTCAGATCGCCAAGCTCTTCAACGCACGGGTCATCGCCACGGCGGGAACCGATGCGAAACTGGAGAAAGCCCGGCAGCTCGGCGCCGATGACGTCATCAATCACACCACTTCTGACATCCTGGATGAAGTGAAACGCCTGACCGACCGGCGCGGTGTGGACATCGTCATCGAGCATGTGGGATCGGCGGTTTTCGACAAGTGCGTCCTCAGCCTCGCGCCCGGAGGACGCCTGGTGACGTGTGGAGCGACGACCGGATACGAGGCCACGGTGGACATTCGCTATCTCTTCAGCCGACAACTGAGTTTGCTCGGATCGTTCATGGGGAGCAAAGGCGAGCTGATGGAGGCGTTTCGGTTCTTCGTCGCCGGTCGGTTGAAACCGGTCGTGGATCGAACCCTTCCCCTGGTCGAAGCGGCTGTGGCTCATCGGCTCATGGAGGAGCGCCAACACTTCGGGAAAATCGTCCTTGTGATCTAG